The proteins below come from a single Aegilops tauschii subsp. strangulata cultivar AL8/78 chromosome 6, Aet v6.0, whole genome shotgun sequence genomic window:
- the LOC109757668 gene encoding uncharacterized protein, whose protein sequence is MSRIGDLMPRERSVNSTSHSRKADGDSANVSGTPHDTAKHCHDEELGNIGGQLCKNDGHSFKESCSITNSEVLTRVKWSEEENKALTQMINKHGLKNWQTVAHAIPGRSAPQCRQRWRYKIDSAINKEAWSEQEELRLIRAHQIYGTKWREMVKHFPGRTNGAIKEYWRGPMKRKLNSYLSSGLLEQFPDILENLSGTQNNSLDILKGTKVSDILNDTEGSSERNEMSSAVPRISISEVGFTEVGENADVPGGESADFIYARVASAKAPENIIARSEQHAKTRRKLDLLSSPVELKSSSHEVNSQRPLQQREQMSPAVGGVSPSNGCHDVLPKILSECAKPVLSPTGSYQPSDVHSAGTSDPCSLELDISDLMEMSYFDNLLIFPPGSPHDGNSL, encoded by the exons ATGTCACGGATCGGAGATTTGATGCCGAGGGAGCG GTCTGTCAATTCAACAAGTCACTCAAGGAAGGCTGATGGGGATTCTGCGAATGTG AGTGGTACACCACATGACACTGCCAAACATTGCCACGATGAAGAGTTGGGAAACATAG GAGGACAACTTTGCAAGAATGATGGCCACTCCTTCAAGGAGAGCTGCAGTATCACAAATTCTGAAGTCCTCACCAGAGTGAAATGGTCAGAAGAGGAAA ATAAGGCGCTCACTCAAATGATCAACAAACATGGGCTGAAAAACTGGCAAACGGTCGCACATGCTATACCTGGCCGAAGTGCACCGCAATGCCGACAAAG GTGGAGATACAAAATAGACTCTGCAATAAACAAGGAGGCGTGGTCGGAACAAGAGGAGTTGAGACTGATTCGTGCTCATCAAATCTATGGAACTAAATGGCGTGAAATGGTCAAACATTTTCCTGGGAG GACGAATGGTGCAATCAAAGAATACTGGAGGGGTCCTATGAAAAGAAAATTGAATTCATATTTATCGTCAGGTTTGCTTGAACAATTTCCAGACATTCTGGAAAACCTGTCAGGCACACAGAATAATAGTTTGGATATTCTGAAGGGGACTAAAGTTTCTGATATTCTGAATGACACTGAAGGTTCGTCTGAGAGAAATGAAATGTCGTCAGCTGTACCAAGAATTTCCATATCTGAAGTAGGCTTCACAGAAGTAGGTGAAAATGCTGATGTACCAGGGGGAGAAAGTGCAGATTTCATATATGCTAGAGTGGCATCAGCCAAAGCCCCTGAAAACATAATCGCAAGATCTGAGCAGCATGCGAAAACCAGGAGGAAGTTGGATTTATTGTCAAGCCCAGTGGAACTCAAGTCATCCAGTCATGAAGTAAATTCTCAAAGGCCTCTACAGCAAAGGGAACAAATGAGTCCAGCTGTTGGTGGTGTGTCTCCATCAAATGGATGCCATGATGTTTTGCCAAAAATCCTATCAGAATGTGCAAAGCCGGTTTTATCACCAACTGGTAGCTACCAGCCCAGTGATGTTCATTCTGCGGGAACCTCAGATCCATGTTCATTAGAGTTAGACATATCAGATCTTATGGAAATGTCATACTTTGATAACTTGTTGATCTTTCCGCCTGGTTCTCCACATGATGGTAACTCATTATAA